The proteins below are encoded in one region of bacterium:
- a CDS encoding DedA family protein: MPFLLDLFLHLDRYLGQIISEYGTLTYLILFITVFCETGLVVTPFLPGDSLLFAAGTFAALGSLDLSLLLVVLYLAPILGDSCNYWIGRYLGPKVFSKEGVRFLNKQNLEKTHAFYEKHGGKAVIIARFMPIFRTFAPFVAGIGRMNYLRFLTYSVGGTLLWISCFVLAGYFFGNIPFVKKNFSVAIMAIILISMLPAVFEYIKHRKTAKAV, encoded by the coding sequence ATGCCGTTTCTGCTGGACCTTTTCCTGCATCTTGACCGTTATCTCGGGCAGATCATCTCCGAGTACGGCACGCTGACCTATCTGATTCTGTTTATCACGGTCTTCTGTGAGACCGGTCTGGTGGTGACGCCGTTTCTGCCCGGCGATTCCCTGCTGTTTGCCGCGGGGACCTTTGCCGCGCTGGGATCGCTCGATCTGAGCCTGCTGCTCGTTGTGCTTTACCTCGCGCCGATCCTCGGGGACTCCTGCAACTACTGGATTGGCCGCTATCTGGGGCCGAAGGTTTTTTCCAAGGAGGGGGTGCGGTTTCTGAATAAGCAGAATCTGGAGAAGACCCACGCCTTTTATGAGAAGCACGGCGGCAAAGCGGTGATCATCGCCCGCTTCATGCCCATCTTCCGCACCTTTGCCCCGTTTGTAGCGGGCATTGGCCGCATGAACTATCTGCGCTTCCTGACCTACAGTGTGGGCGGCACCCTGCTCTGGATTTCCTGCTTTGTCCTGGCCGGCTACTTCTTCGGCAACATCCCCTTTGTCAAGAAGAATTTCTCCGTCGCCATCATGGCGATCATCCTGATTTCCATGCTGCCCGCCGTGTTCGAGTACATCAAACACCGGAAAACAGCCAAGGCCGTGTAA
- a CDS encoding PAS domain S-box protein — translation MALLLQERQQEKGVLLDKAVAVLSKSVASLTYDYTCWDEMLEFIHCPDSTWAEENLVTAMTTFSVNALWLYNTNLDIVYSASGKEDSVTLALPVPIEDLQRILTKVPFSHFYARTPAGLMELCTAPCQPSADVTRVSPAQGYFIVGRLWSPEYVREISLLTSSHISLTSPKAPGAAPTLDRRNSYGVLSSKPLLSLKGDTVMWVSAYAEYPAMHESQAMAWQMSAASLLFALLMTGSIAFFLLRFVSTPLNQISAALESANLDHLRKLRGDRTEFGRISALITSFFEQRDSLTLEMAQRRQADEKAETSLSLLQATLESTTDGLLVVDMQGRIRSYNQRFLELWRIPLGMAECGEDERLLKYAVAQLRDPDEFRKRVQELYSHPEEESLEIIEFEDGRYYERNSRPQVMGGVAVGRVWSFRDVTERMRAEMTLRESESRFRTLADSAPVLVWMAGLNRHYHYFNRTWLAFTGRTYQQEYGRGWLDGVHPDDRQKCENVYQAAFTSRRPFSTEFRLKHNDGTYHWVLDMGTPRFAAGGEFTGFIGSSTDVTDQIQARDGKRITSMNGPEIPVAAQKSAEDASKNIARQLD, via the coding sequence ATGGCCTTGCTCCTGCAGGAACGCCAGCAGGAGAAGGGTGTGCTGTTGGACAAGGCTGTGGCGGTACTCAGTAAGAGTGTGGCCAGTCTTACCTATGACTACACCTGCTGGGACGAAATGTTGGAATTCATCCACTGTCCGGACTCGACATGGGCGGAGGAAAACCTGGTGACCGCCATGACGACGTTCTCCGTGAATGCGCTATGGCTTTACAACACCAATCTGGACATCGTCTATTCGGCGAGTGGCAAAGAGGATTCGGTCACGCTGGCGTTGCCTGTGCCGATAGAAGATCTGCAACGCATCCTCACAAAAGTCCCATTTTCCCATTTCTACGCGCGCACACCGGCGGGCCTTATGGAACTCTGCACGGCTCCCTGCCAACCTTCCGCCGACGTCACTCGCGTATCACCGGCCCAAGGGTATTTCATAGTGGGAAGGCTTTGGTCGCCGGAGTACGTCCGCGAAATCTCACTCCTGACATCAAGCCATATCAGCCTCACGTCACCCAAAGCGCCTGGCGCGGCACCCACGCTTGACAGGCGCAATTCCTACGGAGTGTTGAGCAGCAAGCCGCTTCTGTCCTTGAAGGGCGACACGGTCATGTGGGTGTCCGCTTATGCCGAATATCCGGCCATGCACGAGTCCCAGGCCATGGCATGGCAGATGTCCGCTGCGAGTTTGCTCTTTGCCCTTCTGATGACCGGATCGATCGCCTTCTTTCTCCTGCGATTCGTCAGCACTCCGCTGAACCAGATATCTGCAGCCCTGGAGTCGGCCAATCTCGATCACTTGCGGAAGCTTCGGGGAGATCGGACTGAGTTCGGCAGAATAAGTGCGCTGATCACCAGCTTCTTCGAACAGCGTGATTCATTGACTCTGGAGATGGCCCAGCGGCGGCAGGCCGATGAGAAAGCGGAAACATCGTTGTCTCTGTTGCAGGCGACGCTCGAGTCTACGACGGACGGGCTCCTCGTCGTAGACATGCAAGGAAGAATCCGCAGCTATAATCAGCGCTTCCTTGAACTATGGAGGATTCCACTGGGCATGGCAGAATGCGGCGAAGATGAGCGCCTGCTGAAATATGCCGTCGCTCAACTCAGGGATCCGGACGAATTCCGCAAACGCGTACAGGAACTGTATTCTCATCCGGAAGAAGAGAGCCTTGAGATCATCGAGTTTGAAGATGGCAGATATTATGAGCGGAATTCGAGGCCACAGGTCATGGGGGGCGTGGCTGTCGGGCGAGTCTGGAGCTTCCGCGATGTCACCGAACGGATGCGCGCCGAGATGACTCTGCGCGAGAGTGAGAGCCGCTTCCGCACGCTGGCCGACTCCGCGCCGGTTCTCGTGTGGATGGCAGGACTCAACCGGCATTATCACTACTTCAACCGAACATGGCTGGCATTTACCGGACGCACCTATCAGCAGGAGTATGGTCGCGGCTGGCTGGACGGAGTGCATCCGGATGATCGGCAGAAGTGTGAAAATGTCTATCAGGCGGCCTTCACGTCGCGGCGGCCATTCTCCACGGAATTCCGGCTTAAGCACAATGATGGAACGTATCACTGGGTGCTGGATATGGGAACGCCGCGATTTGCCGCTGGCGGAGAATTTACGGGATTCATCGGAAGCAGCACCGACGTGACCGATCAGATTCAGGCTCGCGATGGCAAACGGATTACATCGATGAACGGCCCGGAAATCCCGGTCGCCGCGCAAAAGTCCGCTGAGGATGCGTCTAAGAACATTGCGCGGCAACTCGATTAA
- a CDS encoding protein-L-isoaspartate(D-aspartate) O-methyltransferase codes for MLNYKLSREEMVLTQLERRGITDSRVLEAMRKVKRHHFVEAAFRDRAYDDTPLPLEAGQTISQPYVVARMTSLLDIRPTDKVLDIGTGSGYQTAILAELARKVYSIERHMPLVMKARRNLEAEGYANVILKQGDGTIGWAEFAPFDKIVISAAAPVFPKTLFNQLRDGGLMIFPMGEMKTQQLMIVERQGEDALTRDAGQVSFVPLIGREGWANNL; via the coding sequence TTGTTGAATTATAAGTTGTCGCGCGAAGAGATGGTGCTCACCCAGCTTGAGCGGCGGGGGATTACGGATAGCCGGGTTCTGGAAGCGATGCGCAAAGTCAAACGCCATCACTTTGTAGAAGCTGCCTTTCGTGACCGCGCGTATGACGATACCCCGCTGCCCCTTGAGGCGGGTCAGACCATCAGTCAGCCCTATGTCGTCGCCCGTATGACCAGTTTGCTGGATATTCGGCCCACCGACAAGGTGCTGGATATTGGTACAGGTTCCGGGTACCAGACGGCAATTCTCGCCGAATTGGCGCGCAAAGTCTATTCGATTGAGCGCCACATGCCTCTGGTGATGAAGGCGCGACGCAATCTTGAAGCCGAAGGATACGCCAACGTCATCCTCAAGCAGGGAGACGGCACCATCGGCTGGGCCGAATTCGCGCCCTTTGACAAAATTGTAATTTCTGCGGCGGCTCCCGTCTTTCCCAAGACGCTGTTCAACCAGCTTCGGGACGGCGGCTTAATGATCTTCCCTATGGGGGAGATGAAGACGCAGCAGTTGATGATCGTGGAGCGGCAGGGTGAAGATGCCCTGACCCGCGATGCCGGCCAGGTATCCTTCGTGCCACTCATTGGCCGTGAAGGCTGGGCCAACAATCTCTAA
- a CDS encoding DUF488 domain-containing protein: MKLFTIGFTKKTAEEFFTLLKKSGAVRVVDVRLNNVSQLAGFSKKDDLRYFLRAICKMDYVHMPELAPSHEILDTYKSGKGNWQQWEKDFLSLMSKRKVEQSVSRDVLNNAVLLCSEDTPDHCHRRLVAEYLSKKWGGVEIIHLT, translated from the coding sequence ATGAAGCTCTTCACCATCGGCTTCACCAAAAAGACCGCCGAAGAATTCTTCACCCTGCTGAAGAAATCCGGCGCTGTGCGCGTCGTCGATGTGCGGCTGAACAACGTCTCCCAACTGGCCGGCTTTTCCAAGAAGGATGACCTGCGCTATTTCCTGCGGGCCATTTGCAAGATGGATTACGTGCACATGCCGGAGTTGGCCCCGTCACATGAGATCCTCGACACCTACAAGAGCGGCAAAGGCAATTGGCAGCAATGGGAGAAGGACTTCTTAAGCCTGATGTCCAAACGCAAAGTCGAACAGTCCGTCTCCCGCGACGTGCTCAACAACGCCGTCCTCTTATGCAGCGAGGACACCCCCGATCACTGCCACCGGCGGCTTGTTGCCGAGTATCTATCAAAGAAGTGGGGCGGGGTAGAAATCATTCACTTAACGTAA
- a CDS encoding GIY-YIG nuclease family protein encodes MRHYYVYMTASLTRVIYIGVTGNLDRRIVQHKEKVHEGFTSRYNVNRLVYWESFTDIHRAIAREKELKGWRREKKVALIEARNPAWKDLSAQWYGEFKKLEAETTALEEKMRARDSTEKRPG; translated from the coding sequence ATGCGTCATTACTACGTCTACATGACCGCCAGCCTCACCCGCGTGATCTACATCGGTGTGACCGGAAACCTTGATCGCCGCATCGTGCAGCACAAAGAGAAAGTACACGAGGGCTTCACCAGCCGCTACAACGTGAACCGCCTCGTCTATTGGGAATCCTTCACCGACATCCATCGCGCCATCGCCCGCGAGAAAGAACTGAAAGGTTGGCGACGGGAAAAGAAAGTCGCGCTAATCGAAGCCCGGAATCCTGCATGGAAAGACCTGAGCGCTCAGTGGTATGGGGAGTTCAAGAAACTTGAGGCAGAGACGACGGCGCTCGAGGAGAAAATGCGTGCTCGCGACTCCACGGAAAAACGTCCGGGCTGA